A part of Scleropages formosus chromosome 3, fSclFor1.1, whole genome shotgun sequence genomic DNA contains:
- the LOC108934963 gene encoding divergent protein kinase domain 2A: protein MLCENMLRFVSLKFGRLYRCLKFLFVVGLFVVLLMNTHNLFVSFQRNELTDRRFINLNKCPACFGTSWCRKFMNGQVSFESWGRLRLLDYFNVKNVYFAQYGEPREGTRRIVLKRLGSNQELADIDQKICKRATGRPRCDLIQAIYRTEFARLNGDVRLLTPDVVEGWSDLVHCPSQRLLDRLVRRYAETKDSGSFLLKNLKDTERMQLLMTLAFNPEPLVLQSFPSDEGWPFAKYLGACGRMVAVNYVGEELWSFYSAPWEKRVDLARQLMDIAEQLTNNDFDFALYLLDVSFDNFAVGPRDGKVIVVDAENIIVADKRLIKQNKPENYDIWYESKFEDCDKEACLSFSKDILCSRVTVDHNYYAICQNLLSRYATWRGTTGGLLHDPPGDVAREGQLEALLDECANPKKRYGRFQAAKELREYLTQLSNSAR, encoded by the exons ATGCTATGCGAGAACATGCTTCGTTTTGTCTCCCTCAAGTTTGGCCGTCTGTACAGGTGCCTCAAGTTCCTGTTTGTTGTGGGCCTTTTTGTGGTTTTgctgatgaacacacacaacCTGTTTGTGTCCTTCCAGAGGAATGAGCTTACTGACCGCCGCTTCATCAACCTCAATAAGTGCCCGGCCTGCTTTGGTACCAGCTGGTGCCGCAAATTCATGAATGGTCAGGTGTCCTTTGAGAGTTGGGGAAGGCTGCGACTTCTTGACTATTTCAATGTCAAAAATGTCTACTTTGCACAGTATGGGGAGCCAAGAGAGGGCACCCGGCGCATTGTCCTAAAACGCTTGGGCTCCAACCAGGAACTGGCTGACATCGATCAGAAAATATGCAAGCGTGCCACGGGGCGGCCACGCTGTGACCTCATCCAGGCCATATACAGGACTGAATTTGCACGCCTCAATGGCGATGTCAGGTTGCTCACTCCCGATGTGGTGGAGGGGTGGTCCGATCTGGTACACTGCCCCTCCCAGAGACTGCTGGACAGATTAGTGCGGAGGTATGCGGAGACTAAAGACTCAGGGAGCTTCCTGCTGAAGAATCTGAAGGACACTGAGCGCATGCAACTTTTGATGACTTTGGCTTTCAATCCAGAACCCTTGGTTCTTCAG AGCTTTCCTTCTGACGAGGGCTGGCCCTTTGCCAAGTACCTGGGTGCATGTGGGCGTATGGTGGCAGTGAACTACGTGGGTGAGGAGCTCTGGAGTTTTTACAGCGCTCCCTGGGAGAAGCGTGTGGACCTCGCCCGGCAGCTGATGGACATCGCTGAGCAGCTCACCAACAATGACTTTGACTTTGCGCTCTACCTCCTCGATGTGAGCTTTGACAACTTTGCTGTCGGACCTCGAGATGGCAAGGTTATTGTCGTGGACGCTGAAAATATTATTGTGGCGGATAAAAGGCTGATAAAGCAGA ACAAGCCGGAGAACTACGACATATGGTACGAGAGCAAGTTTGAGGACTGTGATAAGGAGGCATGTCTCTCCTTCTCCAAGGACATCCTTTGCTCACGTGTTACTGTCGACCACAACTACTATGCCATATGCCAGAACTTGCTATCCAGGTATGCCACATGGCGAGGCACCACAGGGGGTCTCCTGCATGACCCCCCTGGTGATGTGGCTAGAGAAGGACAACTGGAGGCCTTGCTGGATGAGTGCGCTAATCCCAAGAAGCGCTATGGCCGGTTTCAGGCTGCTAAAGAGCTGCGGGAGTATCTAACTCAGCTTAGTAACAGTGCTAGGTAA